The Nitrospira sp. genome has a window encoding:
- a CDS encoding NADH-quinone oxidoreductase subunit L, protein MLSVPLFLLLASAIVMFGADLPRCRREKLAAFPIGLAFLGSVLTLYLVTVEGPIVIRFYNPDSAASLIIPLGFYVDRLSAVMMTLITAVSMLIYIYSTTYMYQDGHARRYLSLICLTDFVLICMVSSSNLMMLFLFWQLLSYLLYLLAHNHTHAGTLAGAFKTFTILRIADTAFLAGIVLAFQLYGTLEFHDLFLRAAEMPVTLSLWLGVEVSGTTAVTFLLFIGAMGKSAQFPLHLWLPGSLFAPTPVHAMLHAGIINAGGFLINRLAPLFGMSSTTLHIAFVIGTLTAVLGASMMLVQSDIKKTLGFSTIGQMGYMIMECGLGAFSLAVFHLIAHGLFKGTVFLYCGNVIHKTRQDPHFPHTDHAITDEPAFSRLTWSTGFATTLFIPLLILLVTHGVLHIPLLESQGTVIILFFIWITSSQAILTLTRLRAVASWKVSATMLVTLLFIVLTYLFAVESFTAFLYPNPEEVASYFKAADLPDWLFDLLILGATGLTVLGWYYLYLRAHGHSVWTPSWIEGVRIRLYPLLMNRLYADESYRAIGLKVGQLIHRIDKLERGWSR, encoded by the coding sequence GCCATCGTGATGTTTGGCGCCGATTTGCCGCGCTGCCGACGTGAGAAGCTCGCCGCATTTCCAATCGGGTTAGCATTCTTAGGTTCGGTTCTCACATTGTACCTGGTCACAGTTGAAGGGCCCATCGTCATCCGGTTCTACAACCCGGATTCGGCGGCATCCTTGATCATCCCTCTCGGTTTCTACGTCGACCGGCTGAGCGCGGTCATGATGACTCTCATCACTGCCGTCAGCATGCTCATCTATATCTATTCCACGACCTACATGTACCAGGATGGTCATGCCCGTCGATACCTGTCCCTGATTTGCCTCACGGACTTCGTCTTGATCTGCATGGTATCGAGCTCCAATCTCATGATGCTGTTCTTGTTCTGGCAACTCCTGAGTTATCTCCTGTATCTGCTCGCACACAACCATACGCATGCCGGAACCTTGGCGGGTGCGTTCAAGACCTTTACGATCCTCCGCATTGCAGATACGGCATTTCTGGCAGGCATCGTGCTTGCTTTTCAGCTCTACGGCACCTTGGAATTCCACGACCTCTTTCTGCGTGCGGCCGAAATGCCGGTGACCCTCTCGTTGTGGCTCGGTGTCGAGGTCAGTGGCACCACGGCAGTCACGTTCCTGCTGTTTATCGGGGCCATGGGCAAGTCGGCACAATTTCCGCTGCATCTCTGGTTGCCGGGATCGCTCTTTGCCCCAACCCCGGTCCATGCGATGCTCCACGCCGGCATCATCAATGCCGGGGGGTTTCTCATCAATCGGCTGGCACCGCTGTTCGGCATGAGCTCCACCACCTTGCACATCGCCTTCGTCATCGGGACGCTGACGGCGGTTCTTGGAGCCTCCATGATGCTGGTTCAGAGCGACATCAAGAAAACGCTCGGGTTTTCCACTATTGGGCAAATGGGCTATATGATCATGGAATGCGGCCTCGGAGCGTTTTCGTTGGCCGTGTTTCATCTGATCGCGCACGGACTCTTCAAAGGCACCGTGTTTTTGTACTGCGGCAACGTCATTCATAAGACGCGCCAGGATCCCCATTTCCCTCATACGGACCACGCAATCACCGATGAACCGGCCTTCTCTCGTCTCACCTGGTCCACGGGCTTTGCCACGACCCTGTTTATTCCGCTGCTCATTTTGCTGGTCACGCACGGAGTCTTGCACATTCCGCTGCTTGAATCGCAAGGGACGGTCATCATTCTCTTCTTCATTTGGATCACCTCGTCGCAAGCTATCTTGACGCTCACGCGGCTTCGTGCCGTCGCATCGTGGAAGGTGTCGGCCACTATGTTGGTGACGTTGTTGTTCATCGTCCTCACATATTTGTTCGCCGTGGAGTCGTTCACGGCTTTCCTCTACCCAAACCCGGAGGAAGTCGCTTCGTACTTCAAGGCTGCGGATCTGCCGGACTGGCTCTTTGATCTCCTCATCCTCGGTGCGACCGGTTTGACCGTGCTCGGGTGGTATTACCTGTATCTACGAGCGCATGGACACAGCGTGTGGACCCCGTCTTGGATTGAAGGCGTGAGAATTCGGCTCTATCCGTTGCTCATGAATCGGCTCTACGCCGACGAAAGCTATCGGGCGATCGGCCTGAAGGTCGGGCAACTGATTCATCGGATCGACAAACTGGAACGTGGGTGGTCACGATGA